Proteins encoded by one window of Vitis vinifera cultivar Pinot Noir 40024 chromosome 10, ASM3070453v1:
- the LOC100249695 gene encoding protein TIFY 5A, with protein MKRRNCNLELRLLPPNTDYSSPQHHHNMMMETGRGSPQEQQQQQQLTIFYNGRICVCDVTELQARAILLLASREMEEKTRTPTASDATSPSLHSQLYSATGLSMKRSLQRFLQKRKNRMEATSPYHR; from the exons ATGAAGAGAAGGAACTGCAATTTGGAGCTTCGGCTTCTTCCCCCCAACACTGATTATTCAAGCCCCCAGCACCACCACAACATGAT GATGGAGACGGGAAGAGGAAGCCCACAGGAGCAACAACAACAGCAGCAGCTTACCATTTTCTATAACGGAAGGATCTGCGTTTGTGATGTTACAGAGCTTCAG GCTAGAGCCATCTTACTGCTTGCAAGTAGAGAAATGGAGGAAAAAACAAGAACCCCGACTGCCTCAGACGCGACCTCGCCATCTCTGCATTCTCAGCTGTATAGCGCTACTGGCCTTTCCATGAAGAGATCGCTGCAACGCTTCCTCCAGAAGCGAAAGAATAGGATGGAAGCAACCTCCCCCTACCATCGCTAG
- the LOC100244546 gene encoding protein TIFY 5A: MKRSNCNLEVRLLPPNTDYSSPQHHHNMMMETGRGSPQEQQQRQQLTIFYNGRICVCDVTELQARAILQLASREMEEKTRTPTASDAISSSLHSQLYSPTGLSMKRSLQRFLQKRKNRMEATSPYHR; this comes from the exons ATGAAGAGAAGCAACTGCAATTTGGAGGTTCGGCTTCTTCCCCCCAACACTGATTATTCAAGCCCCCAGCACCACCATAACATGAT GATGGAGACGGGAAGAGGAAGCCCACAGGAGCAACAGCAACGGCAGCAGCTTACTATTTTCTATAACGGAAGGATCTGCGTTTGTGATGTTACAGAGCTTCAG GCTAGAGCCATCCTACAGCTTGCAAGTAGAGAAATGGAGGAAAAAACAAGAACCCCGACTGCCTCAGACGCGATCTCGTCGTCTCTGCATTCTCAGCTGTATAGCCCTACTGGCCTTTCCATGAAGAGATCGCTGCAACGCTTCCTCCAGAAGCGAAAGAATAGGATGGAAGCAACCTCCCCCTACCATCGCTAG